TGATGGTAGATTTTAAAAGGCCGTCAATTGTGGTGCCATTGAAATCGTAACGTGCTTTAAAGGTCTTATGGCCGCAATGCTCACTCCAGGTTTGAGCCAGTGTTTCCAGTTCTGCATCAGTGGGGTTTCGCCCCATCTGTCGGTAGTATTTTAAAATAGCCTTAATCTCGGCTTCAGAAAACCCAAGCTCGCCAGCTATGCAGGAGAGCCTGGCAGGGCTGGCACTCAATATGTCCACAGTTTTTAGCTCGAATCGATATTCAGGGATCTCAAAGCTGTCTGCCATCTGCCCGGTTATTATATGCTGGACAGTGGGGTTGACAAGCAGCCTTGAGCAGATGATCTGAAGCTCCGGTTCGGCAGGTTTTCCGTAGAGTTCATACCTGGTGGCGGTTTTTACACCGGTTATACTGTCGATACCCAGATCGCGAATGCCTTTAAGTATCGATTCCTCGATCGGGTCGGTAACTCCATGGTTGTAGGCTACTTCATAAGCCTGGCAGTTTTTATCCTGATTGCTGTAATCGGGCAGGCCGATGTGAAAATCGTGGATAAGAGGGTCGGTAAGGGCATCGTAACATACGGTATTGATATCATCAGGTGAAGCCTTCCCCCGTATGTAGTAGACATCATGTACCCGGGCATTTGTTATCGAGGTAATTCCAAGGTCATAAATATCTTTTACGAGCCCGCGTCCGCGAGCATCCGGCAACTGTGATTTCAGGCTTACCTCAATTCTTTGCATTTTTGCCCGTTACCAGCCTCTGTGAGCCATGCGTTCTTTTTCATCCAGTTTGCTGATATCCAGCCCGGGCATTGCCGATCCCAGATTTTTGCTCACCTCGGCAATTATGGCAGCATCCATGTAATGGGTTGTAGCGCGGACTATCGCTTTAGCCCTGGCCTCCGGGTTGGAGGATTTAAATATTCCGGAACCTACAAACACCCCCTCCACTCCGAGCTGCATCATCAGCGCTGCATCAGCAGGAGTGGCTATTCCGCCAGCGGCAAAATTAACCACCGGGAGCTTTCCCAGTTTTCTAACTTCAAGAACCTGTTCAAGCGGGGCTCCAAGTTCCTTCGCTATGGCTGGGAGTAGTTCCTCCCTGGCGCTGGTGATTCTGGCAATATCATCATTTACCTGCCGAATATGCCTTACTGCCTCTACAACATTGCCGGTGCCGGCTTCTCCCTTGGTACGCATCATGGCTGCTCCTTCGGCGATTCGTCTGAGCGCTTCGCCCAGATTGCGGCAGCCACAAACGAAGGGGATAGTGAAATCATGCTTCCAGACGTGATTGGTTTCATCTGCCGGGGTAAGAACTTCGGATTCATCTATGCAGTCCACACCAATGGCTTCCAGAGCGCGCGCTTCCACAAAATGACCGATGCGGCACTTGGCCATAACCGGTATGGAAACTGCTTTCATTATTTCTTCTACAATGGAAAGATCTGCCATCCGGGCAACCCCTCCATCAGCACGTATATCAGAGGGAACCCTTTCCAGTGCCATCACTGCTGCTGCGCCAGCAGCTTCAGCAATTTTAGCCTGCTCGGGGATTACAACATCCATAATGACTCCGCCCTTAAGGCTCTGGGCGAAGCCGGTTTTATCTTTCCATGTACCGGTATTCATATTTGTAATTTACCTCTCCTTCCGGGTTGATTTGTTATTTTACTATTGGTGGCTCAACAGGGGCAAGCGCTTGTTAGTAGCGCCTGCTGGCAATGAGTTCCCCGGCAGTTAACATTATAGCAGTTTATCAGCGGATTGGTTACCTGGTTTTTCCCG
This genomic interval from Dehalococcoidales bacterium contains the following:
- a CDS encoding phosphoribosylformylglycinamidine synthase subunit PurS: MQRIEVSLKSQLPDARGRGLVKDIYDLGITSITNARVHDVYYIRGKASPDDINTVCYDALTDPLIHDFHIGLPDYSNQDKNCQAYEVAYNHGVTDPIEESILKGIRDLGIDSITGVKTATRYELYGKPAEPELQIICSRLLVNPTVQHIITGQMADSFEIPEYRFELKTVDILSASPARLSCIAGELGFSEAEIKAILKYYRQMGRNPTDAELETLAQTWSEHCGHKTFKARYDFNGTTIDGLLKSTI
- the pdxS gene encoding pyridoxal 5'-phosphate synthase lyase subunit PdxS, producing MNTGTWKDKTGFAQSLKGGVIMDVVIPEQAKIAEAAGAAAVMALERVPSDIRADGGVARMADLSIVEEIMKAVSIPVMAKCRIGHFVEARALEAIGVDCIDESEVLTPADETNHVWKHDFTIPFVCGCRNLGEALRRIAEGAAMMRTKGEAGTGNVVEAVRHIRQVNDDIARITSAREELLPAIAKELGAPLEQVLEVRKLGKLPVVNFAAGGIATPADAALMMQLGVEGVFVGSGIFKSSNPEARAKAIVRATTHYMDAAIIAEVSKNLGSAMPGLDISKLDEKERMAHRGW